A portion of the Treponema rectale genome contains these proteins:
- the greA gene encoding transcription elongation factor GreA: MAEELENSVREMLKKESWTRAGINDFTKNNLMELAETLEKARAENCEKQIKEICDEQLAHSKDSIVALYLSGMIALRSGDVDTSSLVTLIEIFEKNLKDSLVEYLCDSILEEDSQNKFALRKLAEFYKNSNNDKVWELYERIVKADFEEADIAKILAERYESQENKETAISYYKKALLRYVTAKNSNAVKEVWSKLVKLIPEDLDFFLRVERKVTKSINGYKAASLMQEVYQYYKDIAKWDTAISILKIILEHDPKDTWARKEITECYSAKYADHTHLEDYIRLSNLNQAYRDVFEAINDFEKHIAFDAKNFIFHRTWGVGKIMKVEGDMLTINFGKKTGVRQMNLEMAVKALQPLDRGHIWVLKATKKKEELVKLVKNDIEGTLKTIIRSFNNNCDDKRIKAELVPSILTQGEWTSWHTKAVKILESNPVFDVNPNDINFYTVRDHEISKAERLANEFKAEKNFFAKVDIITRYINLDDFDPTEEQFADMFSYFAGYVKAFSNITEQVTASFLIIQDITKKVPAIESPIKFSFADLYSEISSRRGMYAKLKDSKNTNLRQQFLSNVRQLEDWDKQYTHLFPVVLKKSLLDEMINAGKKDRVIHMVQNCFNEYRNYRDAAIYLYDQCRDTEWFKEAAVSEEKQLVTMVNIISLCYREINNHVNTVDNKKTIKNATTLLFADKVNGDVENRMLEFMLSKDRDTITRMYTMINDVRDLDSTFKSQLRNGILAAYPDFKFQETETKQEAPKGTLVTAKMLEIKRALAEDIEKVQLPKIAKEVGDAKEKGDLKENAEYISAREAQSRMNSKLAKLKEELARATVFDPTTVTTSFVSFGTTVTLFNNIEGKEEVLTILGPWESNSEEGIISYLSPLGDSLLNLKAGDEKTFTINDHHYDYTVKAIAAAKF, from the coding sequence ATGGCTGAAGAACTTGAAAATTCCGTTCGTGAAATGCTTAAAAAGGAATCATGGACGAGAGCGGGCATCAACGATTTTACAAAAAACAATCTTATGGAACTGGCAGAAACACTTGAAAAAGCCAGGGCCGAAAACTGTGAGAAGCAGATAAAGGAAATCTGTGACGAACAGCTCGCACATTCAAAGGACAGCATCGTTGCACTCTACCTTTCAGGCATGATTGCATTACGCTCCGGAGACGTAGATACAAGTTCACTTGTTACTCTTATTGAAATTTTCGAAAAAAACCTGAAGGATTCTCTTGTTGAATACCTTTGTGATTCAATTCTCGAAGAAGACTCCCAGAATAAGTTTGCACTCAGAAAGCTTGCCGAATTCTATAAGAATTCCAACAACGACAAAGTATGGGAACTTTACGAAAGAATAGTTAAGGCAGATTTTGAAGAAGCTGACATTGCAAAGATTCTTGCAGAAAGATATGAATCTCAGGAAAACAAAGAAACAGCCATAAGCTATTATAAAAAAGCCCTTCTCCGCTATGTTACTGCTAAAAATTCAAATGCAGTAAAAGAAGTATGGTCAAAACTCGTAAAACTCATTCCTGAAGACCTTGACTTCTTCCTCCGTGTAGAACGCAAGGTTACAAAGAGCATCAACGGATACAAAGCAGCATCCCTCATGCAGGAAGTTTACCAGTACTACAAGGATATTGCTAAGTGGGATACAGCCATCTCCATTCTTAAAATCATTCTTGAGCATGATCCAAAGGACACATGGGCAAGAAAGGAAATTACGGAATGCTACAGTGCAAAATATGCCGATCATACTCATCTTGAAGACTACATTCGTCTTTCAAACCTCAATCAGGCATACCGCGACGTTTTCGAAGCAATCAATGACTTTGAGAAGCACATTGCTTTTGATGCAAAGAATTTCATCTTCCACAGAACCTGGGGTGTTGGAAAAATCATGAAGGTTGAAGGCGACATGCTTACAATTAACTTCGGAAAGAAAACCGGAGTACGCCAGATGAATCTTGAAATGGCAGTAAAAGCACTTCAGCCTCTTGACCGCGGTCACATCTGGGTTCTTAAAGCTACTAAAAAGAAGGAAGAACTCGTAAAACTCGTTAAAAATGACATTGAAGGAACCCTCAAGACTATTATCCGCAGTTTCAACAATAACTGTGACGATAAAAGGATTAAGGCTGAACTCGTACCTTCAATCCTTACTCAGGGTGAATGGACCAGCTGGCACACAAAGGCAGTTAAGATTCTCGAATCAAATCCGGTATTTGACGTAAATCCTAATGACATCAACTTCTATACAGTACGTGACCACGAAATCAGCAAGGCAGAACGTCTTGCAAATGAATTCAAGGCAGAAAAGAATTTCTTTGCAAAAGTAGACATCATCACCCGTTACATCAACCTTGATGACTTTGATCCTACGGAAGAACAGTTTGCCGACATGTTCAGCTACTTTGCAGGCTATGTAAAGGCCTTCTCAAATATCACGGAACAGGTTACTGCTTCATTCCTCATAATTCAGGATATCACTAAGAAAGTTCCGGCAATCGAATCTCCAATTAAATTCTCATTCGCCGACCTTTACTCAGAAATTTCCAGCCGCCGCGGTATGTATGCTAAACTTAAGGATTCAAAAAATACAAACCTCAGGCAGCAGTTCCTCAGCAACGTACGTCAGCTTGAAGACTGGGACAAACAGTATACACACCTTTTCCCTGTAGTACTTAAGAAGAGTCTCCTTGATGAAATGATTAACGCCGGAAAGAAAGACAGAGTCATTCACATGGTTCAGAACTGCTTCAATGAATACCGCAATTATCGTGACGCAGCAATCTACCTTTACGACCAGTGCCGTGATACGGAATGGTTTAAGGAAGCTGCAGTAAGCGAAGAAAAACAGCTTGTAACAATGGTAAACATCATTTCTCTGTGTTACCGCGAAATCAACAATCACGTAAACACTGTAGACAACAAGAAAACTATCAAGAATGCAACTACACTCCTCTTTGCAGATAAAGTTAACGGAGATGTAGAAAACAGAATGCTTGAGTTCATGCTTTCTAAAGACCGTGACACCATTACAAGAATGTATACAATGATCAATGACGTACGCGACCTTGATTCAACATTCAAGTCTCAGCTCCGCAACGGAATTCTTGCAGCTTATCCTGACTTTAAATTCCAGGAAACTGAAACAAAACAGGAAGCACCTAAAGGAACTCTTGTTACTGCAAAAATGCTTGAAATCAAACGCGCACTTGCAGAAGACATTGAAAAAGTTCAGCTTCCGAAAATTGCAAAAGAAGTCGGTGATGCAAAAGAAAAAGGCGACCTTAAGGAAAATGCTGAATACATTTCCGCAAGAGAAGCTCAGAGCCGCATGAACAGCAAGCTTGCCAAACTCAAGGAAGAACTTGCCCGTGCAACAGTATTTGATCCGACAACAGTTACAACTTCTTTCGTATCATTCGGTACAACAGTTACACTTTTCAACAACATCGAAGGAAAAGAAGAAGTTCTTACAATTCTCGGTCCTTGGGAATCAAACTCTGAGGAAGGAATCATTTCTTACCTTTCACCGTTGGGAGATTCTCTCCTCAACCTCAAGGCAGGAGATGAGAAGACCTTTACAATCAACGATCACCATTACGACTACACCGTAAAGGCAATCGCTGCTGCAAAATTCTAA
- a CDS encoding tetratricopeptide repeat protein — protein MGIQSQSAFEQAYKLMEICCLDQAGAVLNDTLTSDLDNKDIVYSIQYCAFWQKTLEKLPKLDSFDQGEYLVNHWKDFMSVVQPEKVLKESEFLGKTVYSLKKGVFSLALECYTKALDRTAGDESLSAEINRKRGLCYKKLGSYENALDCLTQSVQLLPNNAAAVAEKADCFALCGETKYAKLLFREAFFMNARKIDFDFLDSPLINLLINEVRAKGYEGDALHEWIPVYGVLLGVFNKKRELKFLEVLRLKQEIYSRENELKDPSCNSAVITPRLINLYFWLIDHYALSKDSMANINEVLLKIRDHDRNIWKIYINE, from the coding sequence ATGGGAATACAGTCGCAGTCTGCCTTTGAACAGGCATACAAACTTATGGAAATATGCTGTCTGGATCAGGCAGGAGCCGTGTTAAACGACACACTCACCTCGGATCTTGACAACAAAGACATAGTTTATTCCATACAGTACTGCGCTTTCTGGCAGAAAACCCTTGAAAAGCTTCCAAAACTGGACAGTTTCGACCAGGGAGAATACCTGGTGAATCATTGGAAAGACTTCATGTCGGTCGTACAGCCTGAAAAGGTTCTCAAGGAATCAGAATTCTTAGGAAAAACAGTTTACTCCCTTAAAAAAGGAGTTTTTTCACTGGCTCTTGAATGTTATACAAAAGCACTGGACCGGACTGCAGGAGATGAAAGCCTGAGTGCAGAAATAAACAGAAAAAGAGGTCTGTGCTACAAGAAGCTTGGTTCCTATGAAAACGCACTGGACTGTCTTACTCAGTCTGTACAGTTACTGCCGAACAATGCAGCGGCCGTAGCAGAAAAAGCAGACTGTTTTGCCCTTTGCGGAGAAACAAAATATGCAAAGCTTCTTTTCAGGGAAGCATTCTTCATGAATGCCAGAAAGATAGACTTTGATTTTCTTGATTCCCCGCTTATAAACCTTCTTATAAATGAAGTAAGGGCTAAAGGTTATGAGGGAGATGCACTTCATGAATGGATTCCTGTATACGGAGTCCTTCTGGGGGTTTTCAACAAAAAACGTGAACTGAAATTTCTTGAGGTTCTTCGTCTCAAGCAGGAAATATATTCACGGGAAAACGAGCTCAAAGACCCTTCATGCAACAGTGCTGTAATTACGCCAAGGCTGATCAACCTTTATTTCTGGCTGATTGACCACTATGCCCTTTCAAAGGACAGCATGGCAAACATAAATGAAGTTCTGCTCAAAATAAGGGATCATGACAGAAACATCTGGAAGATTTATATAAACGAGTAA
- the rpe gene encoding ribulose-phosphate 3-epimerase yields the protein MDNKIVLSPSLLSADFSDLGGALKEIEKTDGSWVHIDVMDGHFVPQVTYGQPVIKSIRKCSALPFDVHLMIEKPEMSIPSYIESGADYITFHAEATAHADLCIQMIHNAGKKAGVALCPSTPVSVLEELLPYIDLVLVMTVNPGWGGQKLIPYTVEKVRKLADIRRREGLGFLISVDGGVNSKTLPLVLEAGTDVVVSGSSFFTGELKWN from the coding sequence ATGGATAATAAGATTGTTTTATCTCCGTCTCTTTTATCTGCAGATTTTTCAGATCTTGGCGGGGCATTGAAGGAAATAGAAAAAACAGACGGTTCCTGGGTTCATATTGATGTTATGGACGGACATTTTGTACCTCAGGTAACTTATGGTCAGCCGGTAATAAAGTCCATCAGAAAATGTTCCGCTCTGCCTTTTGACGTGCACCTGATGATAGAAAAACCGGAAATGTCAATTCCTTCATATATTGAAAGCGGGGCTGATTATATAACTTTTCATGCAGAGGCAACGGCACATGCTGATCTGTGCATTCAGATGATTCATAATGCCGGAAAAAAGGCGGGAGTAGCCCTTTGTCCTTCTACACCGGTTTCTGTTCTGGAAGAACTTCTGCCGTATATTGATCTTGTTCTGGTTATGACGGTTAATCCGGGGTGGGGCGGTCAGAAACTCATTCCGTATACAGTTGAAAAAGTCAGAAAACTTGCCGATATAAGAAGAAGGGAAGGCTTGGGCTTTCTCATTTCAGTAGATGGCGGCGTTAATTCAAAGACACTTCCGCTGGTACTGGAGGCCGGAACTGATGTTGTTGTTTCCGGATCATCTTTCTTTACAGGGGAACTTAAGTGGAATTAA
- a CDS encoding tetratricopeptide repeat protein, whose product MELIKKTFRFIIVPVLIFTCTAAAFSQELDARGRSYVQGLESYRNGDWTGASLFLRQAVASPVYSTADSWYILILSEMYAENYTGVVNDADYFLSTFEDSGLGPYVSYQKGRALHYLGQNDDAVIVLSDYCHQNPGDAMYPSALFWLGECFYDDYNFETARALYEKVVADFPENEKSPDAQFKLDLIAQREREQKLLYLLKMTGEEYLSSREEYEKQLREYQTEDLVSLRRQLNAANQRIKELEAGAAKVQVPSASNGVSDEEMAALKAKARQIQALLDEKNGGM is encoded by the coding sequence GTGGAATTAATAAAAAAAACATTCCGTTTTATAATTGTACCGGTACTCATCTTTACTTGTACTGCAGCGGCTTTTTCCCAGGAACTTGATGCCCGTGGCCGTTCGTATGTTCAGGGGCTGGAATCCTACAGAAACGGGGACTGGACGGGAGCAAGCCTTTTTTTGAGGCAGGCTGTGGCTTCTCCTGTTTATTCAACGGCAGACAGCTGGTACATACTCATTCTGAGTGAGATGTACGCAGAAAACTATACCGGCGTCGTAAATGATGCGGATTACTTTCTTTCGACTTTTGAAGATTCAGGACTTGGTCCTTATGTTTCATATCAGAAAGGCCGTGCCCTTCATTATCTTGGACAGAATGATGATGCCGTGATTGTTCTCAGTGATTACTGTCATCAGAATCCCGGAGATGCAATGTATCCGTCGGCTCTGTTCTGGCTTGGTGAGTGTTTTTATGATGATTATAATTTTGAGACGGCCAGGGCTCTGTATGAAAAGGTTGTGGCTGATTTTCCTGAAAATGAAAAGTCTCCTGACGCTCAGTTCAAGCTTGATCTTATAGCCCAGAGGGAACGGGAGCAGAAGCTTCTTTACCTTCTTAAAATGACGGGAGAGGAATATCTGAGTTCCCGTGAGGAATATGAGAAACAGCTTCGGGAGTATCAGACGGAAGATCTTGTTTCCCTTAGAAGGCAGTTGAATGCTGCAAACCAGCGTATTAAGGAACTGGAGGCCGGTGCTGCAAAAGTTCAGGTTCCTTCTGCTTCAAACGGTGTTTCTGATGAAGAAATGGCAGCACTGAAGGCAAAAGCCCGTCAGATTCAGGCTCTTCTTGATGAAAAGAACGGCGGCATGTGA